Part of the Caulifigura coniformis genome, CCTGCGGTGCACGGCGCAGATCCGTTACCAGCAGCAGGCAGCGTCGGCGACTGCCCGGCTTCTGGATCAGGATCGGCTCGAAGTCGAGTTTGATGATCCACAATACGGCGTCGCCCCGGGCCAGGCCGTCGTGCTGTTTGACGGCGACGTTGTTCTCGGAGGCGGCTGGATCGCCTGATACCCGGTCGCGGCCAACATTCGACCCGTCGCGCGAAAATTGGAACTTGTCAGCCTCGAGGAGCGTCGAAGGATGGGATGACGGTGAGTTCGACCACGCAGGTCTTGCGGGTCATGACGCCGCCAGGGGAGCCCGAAGGGCCTGCACTCCCGCTGCCGTGGATATTGGTTCCGCGGATCGCGCGAGCCGCTCGCCCGCCGGATTCCGAAGTCCTTCCTGCCGTTTCCTTTTCAGTTGACGCTGTTCAAAGTGCCAAGTTAGCCTTTGGTTAGATCATTTCGAGTACCCGGCCCGGTTCCTTCACCGATGCGTTCGACACAGGCCGGTCCGCTTCAGATTTCCTCAGATTTCCGCATTGTCCCGCTGGCTGTCCGCGACCGGTTCGCGGCCGGCGACGACGACTCTGCAGTTGTTCTCCGTTGGTGGAATTGAGGTTGTGGCATGGCACAGAAACGCGCTGCCTGGGGCATCGATATCGGCCAGTCGTCGTTCAAGGCGATCAAGCTGCAGTACTCGGAGGCCACCGACCAGGTTGTCGCGGCGGCCTTTGACTACATCCAGTATCCCAAGATCCTGAGTCAGCCCGACGCGATCCCCGAAGAGATCGTCGCCGACGCCATGAAGACGTTCCTCTCGAGGAACGAAGTCGCCGATGACCTGATCGCCATCTCCGTTCCCGGCCACTCCTCGCTCGCACGCTTCATCCAGCTCCCGCCGGTCGAATCGAGCCGCCTCGCCGAGATCGTCAAATACGAAGCCCGCCAGCAGATCCCCTTCGCCCTCGAAGAAGTCATCTGGGACTTCCAGCCCCTCGGCAGCGGCGTCGAAGAAAGCGGATACCTGCTCGACGCCGAGGTCGGCCTGTTCGCCATGAAGCGCGACCAGGTCAACAACGCGATGCGGCCGTTCATCAACAACAAGCTCGAGATCGAGCTCGTTCAGACCGCCCCGCTCGCTCTCTACAACGTCCTCAGCTTCGACGAACTCGGCATCAAGCGAGGCGAAGCCGTCCATCCGCGGGACGAATACACCATCGTTCTCGACATGGGGTGCGACAACACCACCCTGATGATCTCGAACGGTCCCAAGATCTGGATCCGGAACATCCCCGTCGGTGGCAACCACTTCACCCGGGCCCTGACCAAGGAAATGAAGCTCAGCTTCGCCAAGGCCGAGCACCTGAAGTGCAACGCCACGAAGTCCCCCGATCCGCGGGCCGTCTTCCAGGCGCTCCGGCCGGTCTTCAACGACTACGTCTCCGAAATCCAGCGGTCGATCGGATTCTTCTCGAGCGTCAACCGCCAGGCCAAGGTCAACAAGGTCGTCGGCCTCGGCAACGGCTTCAAGCTGGCCGGCCTCCAGAAATTCCTGCAGCAGAACCTGCAGTACGAAGTCGAAAAACCGGACGGCTTCAAGTCGCTCGCGGGCGACTCCGTCGTCAACTCGGCCCTCTTCGTCGACAACGTCCTGAGCTTCGCCGTTCCGTATGGATTGGCGCTGCAGGCGCTCGAAGTCACCCGCATCCGGACGACGCTCCTCCCGCCGGAGATCGCCACGGCCCGCATGGTCCGTCGCAAGAAGCCCTGGGCCGTGCTCACGGCCGCGGGCGTGCTGGTCGGCGCCTCGGTCGCCATGGTCGGAAACAGCCTGTCCTACGGCGTCGTGAACAGCCCCTACTTCACCGAGGCGGAAGGAAAAGCCAAAACGTTCGGCGATACGGTCAGCTCCGCGGTCACGGCCTATGACGGAGAGAAGGGAACGTTCGCCGGAGCGAAGAAGACCATCGAAGAGCTCGTCGTCGGCCGACGCAGCATGGACTGGATGGAACTCTTCAACGCGATCAACGACTGCCTCCCCTACGACGACAATCCGGCCGCCAAGCCGATCCCGTTGCGCGACGTCGTCTCGGTCACCCATGTCTCCTGCAAGAAGGAACCGGACGTCAGCACGTGGTTTACCAAAGCCACCGGTCCGGGAATGGAGACGCCGCGGCAGACCATGCTGCCGGCGGATCTCGCGGCTCCTCCTTCAGGCACCGGCTTCGTCGTGACGGTGCATGGAATGCACTGGCATCACGATCCGAACGATCCTCTCGGAAAAGACGTGCTCTACCTCCGGCGGACGTTCCTGGCCAACCTCCAGAAAGCGATGCTCGAGCGTTCCGGCTTCACGCGTGACGTGGGCCGCATGGGCATCTCGCACGCGACGGTTGTCGCATTCGAAGAGCAGCGTGAACTCGTTCCCAAGCCGGGCGTCAAGAAGATCACCCGCCAGGGCCGGATCGACCTCAGCACGGCTGCCCCGCAGGGCGCCGCCCCCGGTGCCGTGAACCCCGGCTTCGGCGGAACAGCAATGCCGGAAGGGGACGCCTATGCCGGACAGCCGGGCGATGCAATGGGCGCCGAAATGCCCTTCGGCGGAGCTGCAGGCTCGATCGCCGGACAACTCTCCGGCGGCACTCCCGGAGCCATCCCGCTGCAGCCCGGGCAGGAAGTCCCCCCCGAGTACAACGAGGATGAGTACGACCTGCTGCACAAAACCGTCTTCCAGATTCAGTTCATCTACCGGCCGATCCCCAAAGGGCCCGAGCGCGACAAGCCTCGCGAAGAAGCCCCCGCGAGCGATGCAGCCAGCGAAGTCGATTCCGGCGAAGCGGTGTAGTCCAGTTTGAGAAGCGGCAGTTTTCCAAGCGTCAGTACAGCTTTCGTGACCCAGGTGACTTATGGACAAGCTCCAGCCCATCATTAAGCAGCGATTCTGGATCCTGCTGGGGCTCTGCCTGATTCTGGCGCTGTTCGGCTTCTTCAAAACCCAGTCGGCCATCGTCGCGGCGACGACCACCCGCGAGGAGGCCCTCAAGGCCACTCTGGCGGCCATCCCGACGGGGAACGAAGCGAACACCACCTATGTCGAGCACCTGAAGAAGATCAACGAAGACTACAAGGGCAAGATCGACACCACGGTCGATCAGTTGTTCGCCGACCAGCAGGCGCGGATGACCTGGCCCGACCAGATCGCGAAAGAGATTCCGAAAGATCCCAAGGGCGTGCCGCTTTATCGGGACAAGGAAAAGGTCCTCAGCCCGGTCGCCACACGCACCTATGCGACGATCTATAAGCAGCTGATTGAAGAACTCTGGAAGAAGGCGGAACCGGTTGTCGAAATCGCCCCCCCGCCAACCGCCAACGTCGGCGGACTCCCCGCGCAGGGGCGGAACAACGAACTCCTCCGCGGCATCAACAGCGGCCAGTTCCGGCCGCGAGGAACCGCCAAGACCCGCAAATTCCTGACCGGCCAGACCATTCTCTACGATCAGCCCGGCTATCCGAAGCGAACCTGGCCGCAGAAGGTCTATATCGATCGCCAGGCCGTGCCCCAGAAGGTGCTGCCCCAGTTCCCGTCCCCCGAACAGGTGTGGGACTGCCAGGAAGACATCTGGTTCACCGAGTTGATCTTCGAAGCAGTTCGCAAGGCGAATAAGGATGCGGAAGACGTCCTCGCCTCCCCCGTGCGCCTGATCAGCCGCATCGAACTCCGCGGCGGCGCGGGTGCTGAGGCCGCCGCCGGCGGCGGCATGGAGGGAATGGAAGGCGACATGGGCATGGAAATGGGCATGGACGCCGGAATGGGAGGTGACCCGGGCATGGGGGCCGACATGGGCATGGGCGCGATGATGGCCGGCGCCGCTGGAGTCCTCACCCCGCCGCTCACCGAGTTCGACGCCAATGAAGTTTTCGGCCCCGATGTGGCCGCCATGGCCGGCGGCTCCATGGATGGAGGAATGGGTGATGAAATGGGCGGCGACGCTTCCGCCATGGGAATGGATATGGGGATGGGAATGGGCATGATGGGCCCTCCCCCGACCCTTCGCTGGGTCGCCCTGGCAGACGGAGCAAAGTTCCGCGAGCGCGGCTTCTACCTCAGCGTCATCATCAACCAGCAGCGGATTCCCGACTTCCTCGTCTACCTGTGCGAAAGCGCCTGGCCGACGAAAGTTCTGCGGTTCCAGATGGGCCCGAACCCGTACCGCAAGGATATCCCTGCAGCGGGTGGCATGGGTGGCATGGGTGGCATGGGATATGACCCCTACGGCGGCGGCGCGATGGGCGAAAGCATGCCGATGGGAGGAGGCAACTTCGGAATGGCCAGCAACTACGGCGTGGGGGGGGAAGCTGGGATGGGGATGGGCATGGGAATGGGAGGCCTCGGCAGCGCGGCCAACCGTTACCCGGGAGGCCCTCCGCAGTTCGCCTTCACCAACCGCGACCCCTTCAGCGGCTCCCTGAACGCCCCCGATCTCGTTCAGCTCGATATCGCCGGGATCATCACCTTCTACGTTTCCTCGGAAGCGGCCGCCGAAACGACGGCCGATGCCGCGGTCGATACTCCCTCCGCACCCGGCGGCGAAGAAGAACTCCTGAAGGAAGCAGCCAACGAAGCCGCCGCCAAGCAGGATCCCGCAGCGACACCGGCAGACGGAACCGCTCCGGCGCCGGCAGCAACTCCTGCAGCCGCGGGGACTGAGGCGACGCCCGGTGCAACACCTCCCGCAACCGAGGCGCCCCCTGCGACGCCCGATGCGGCGGCCCCGCCGTCAGCGGAACCTCCGGCAGCAACGCCGCCCCCGGCGGCGCCCGAGAACTGATTTCAGCAGCCGCCAACCCGGTCAACGGTTGGTGCGAAGCGGGATACCACGAAGCCGAACCACGACGACAAGTCACCTGCGTAGCGGACGACCAAGGAGAGTGCGATGGGCAAAATCAAGAAGCTCTTGATCAATCATGGCGAAAAGATCGGCATGGCGGTCGTGGCGCTCATCGTCCTGGCGGGTCTCGCCGGCACCGATTGGGTCCCCTACGACGGCACCCCCGGCGCGATCACCCAGAAGGTGAGCGAAGCCGAAGCCAAATGGGTCCCCGCGCAATGGCCGGAAGAAGAAGCGACCCAGTTCACCATCAAACCCGAAGATGAACCGAAGGCCATTGTCGCCGCGCATATCGGCAACGCGATGCCGCTTTCTGAGTTCATGCTCACCCAGAAGTTCGCCCGCAGTCCCTACGAGCAGACGGCGCCTCTCAAGAATCCCGAATGGATGAAGCTCGAGGCGCCGATCGCCAATGGCGGCCGCGTTCTGCTCGCCGTCGTGGACGAGGAATACCAGAAGGAAATGGAACTCTTCCAGCAGGGGCTCGGCCCCGATGGCAAGCCCCTTCCGACCGGAACGCTTCCCGGCGGCAGGAACCCGATGGATGACAACATCCCGGATGAATTCCGGCAGCGCCCCACGCAGGCGCTCGGCGGCATCGGGGCCGAAGGTGTGACGCCCGGAATGGCCCCGGGAATGGTGCCAGGCGCTGAAGGCCTGACGCCCGGAGGCCCCGCGGGACGAGGCCGCAGAGGACGCGGAGCAGCCGCGACCCCCGAAGCCATGCCTGGCGACCCGTATGCCGCCGGCATGATGGAAGGAATGGGAATGCCCGGCGCGGCTGGCGGCGGACTGCCGGCTGGTCAGACCGGACGCGGATTCCACTACATCTCGGTCCGCGCCGTGTTTCCGCTCCGTGAGCAGATCTACAAGGTTGCCGAGGCCACGAACGTCCAGCCGCAGCAGGGTGGCATCAACCTCGAAATCCTCGACTACCAGATCGAACGCCAGACGAAACAGGAAAGCGGCGATCCGTGGGGCGGCCCCTGGGAGCCGGTGGATATCAACACCTCGGCCGACGTGCTGACGAAGATGTCCGTCGGACTTGAGCCCGACGTCGTCTACACCTCGCTCACCGACCCGGCGATGACCATGCCTCTTCCGGCACGCGTCTCCGGACAGTGGATGAAAGACGTCACGCATCCCCGCATCGAGAAATTCACGCTCACCCCAGAGCAGATCCAGCAGGAAGTCCGCTTCCAGCAGGAGGCCCTTCGCAGGCTCGAAGAGCTCAAGAAAGAGCTGCCCCCACCGCCGGCCCAGAAGGCCGGTTGGTCGAACCTCGTCATCAGCGGAAGCCAGCTGACCGGCGCCGTCATGGGCGGAGGCGCCTACGGCGGTGGACTCGGTGGAATGGGCGGTTACGCGATGCCCGAAATGTCGATGGGCGGAGGAATGGGGGCGGAAATGGGCGGCATGTCGCCCTATGGCGCCGGCGGCGGAACCATCGGAGCTCCCGGAACCGGCAAGCCCGCTCCGAAGGTCAAGTCGATCGAAGAACTGCTGAACATGAAAGACAAGGACCTCGCCAAGGAACTTGCCGACTATGTCGACAAGGTGGTCACCGCAGCCGGCGAACTCCTCCTGTTCCGCTATATCGATTTCAGCGTCGAGCCCGGCAAGACGTACCGCTACCGGGCACGGCTGGTCTTCAGGAATCCGAACTTCGGCCGCAGCGCCGAGGCCGCCGGTGGCGACACCACCGTGGTCACGGGCGAAACGCGCACCTCCGACTGGTGCGAACCCACCACGCCGGAAATGGTGCAGAAGGACCAGCAGACGTTCGTCACGGATGTCCGCTCGGCGCCCGGTACGGCCTACCCCACTCCCCAGCTCAACGTGTTCCAGTGGGATGCGAAGCTCGGTTCGCTGCAGCAGGCAGTCCTGAACGTCAAGCTCGGCCAGACGATCAGCGGCAAGGCGCGCATCGACGTGCTCGACCCGGCGAAGGCCAGCTTTGAAACAAAGGAATACGCGTTCCAGTCGACCGACTATGTCGTCGATGCCCAGCCCGATGTTCAGCTGGAAGCCTCTGCCCATCCGGACGTGAAGGCGGTCGGCGGAAGTCGCGGCGATCTGATGCTGCCCGAGCAGGTGCTCGTAGCGCTGTCAGAAGGCGGCGTCTCGATCCTGGATCCCTCCGTCTCCCGTGCCGCAGAGCAGGCCTCGAAACGCAATCTGGAACTCCAGAACGAGTACTGGAAGAACCTGAAGGAATCGCAGAATGCGGCCACCGACCCGCTCGCCGCCGGTAGCGCCGAAGCAGGCGTGGCTGGTGAAATGATGTACGAGGGGGGATACGGAATGAGTGGACGCGGCCTCAGCCCGCTCTCCAGCCGGAACAAGAAGAACCGTCGCCCGGCCATCCCGATGGGGCCCTGATTTCCGCCCCCCACCAGACGAGATCAGGCCGCTCCGGCTTTCCCCGGAGCGGCCTTTTTTATGGCCCCTACTCACCGCTTTTTGGGAGTGCTCGGCCGGGCCGGCAACTCGTGGCTCGCGCGGAGAATTTGCGATTGCGATTGCAGCTTCTTCTCGAAGGCCAGGGTGGATTCGGTCGCGGGCATCAGGGGACGCAGGACGTCGCGATGCCGGGCCACCGCGGCCACGCTCTCGGCGGAGATGCTCTCCAGGATCCGCAGGAATTCGCGGTAGGCGACGGCTTCCTTCAGCATCGCCGAGAGGAGATCGGCCCGCGCATTGCGAACTGATGGCGACAGCCGCGGATTGCGGTCGAGGCCGTCAAACTCGCTGCAGAGCGATGCAATCGTACGATCGGCCTGTTCGCCGAACGCTGCAAGATCGACATTCGGATCGACCGATTCTCGAACGACGGCCGCGGACAGTCGGACGAGCAGCGACGCGAATTCTTCCGGGGCGACGCCACAATCGCTGAGCGCGCTGCGCACGCCCGTGTCGCGTTTCCAGAACCGGGCCTGTGTCTGCGGGCTGGAGGACGAGCGGAACTCCGCCTGCCAGCGGTCCACCAGGCTCTGGGCCCCCGTGGCGAAAGACAGGTCGAGTTCCGAGGCCGGTTGAAACGCCGGCGGTTTCTGGCCGGGAAGCCGACTGACGATCTCGAGAAACACGCGCACGTCGTGTTCGGTCAGATGCCCGTCGGTGGTCAGCGTCACGCTCTTGGGCACGGCCGGCTCAGGCGGCCTCCCGCAACCGGCGAGAATGCCGAGCATGGCGGTGAGAAATCCGCGTCGTTGGAGCATGGCGCCGTCCCTGGCCTCAGAATTCGTGGGCCGGACAGTAGGCCTCTCGTTTCGAGAGGTCAACGCGGGATCTCCCCGCCGCTCCCCGACTCGCCAACCCGGCCTCTGCAGCGGCCGGGTGTCGACGCGGGGGGAGCGTCGACCAGCCTCAGCGAACGGCGACTTCGACGGTCTGCCGCAGCGATCCTTCCCGCTTGATCGCTTCGTACACTTCCTGGCGGTGGACCGGCACATGCGTCGGGGCCTGGATCCCGAGACGCACCTTATCCCCGCGGATGTCGACGATCGTGATCACGATATCGTCGCCAATCATGATGCTTTCATCGCGGTGACGTGACAGAACGAGCATGGCTGAATCTCCTGTTGCCGGGCCGGCGGGAACACCGCGGCTTCGGTCCCTCGAATTGCTGGGTGAATGACGACACTACGGCCCGCAGTCGCCGGCCCCGTCGGGCTCTGGCCCGCTCGCTGACCGCCGGTTCCCGGCGTCTCGCGTTCGAGGCGACTGCTGGACACTAAGAGAATCGGCCAGTTGAGAGTCTGGCCACTTTGCGTCAACAGCGAAGACTGCAAAAACAGGCAAGGCAGCGTGAAGTCTGCCGGTTGTCCGGCCTATGCCGCTCGCGAAGGGTCGCCGGCCCCCATCAACGAGAGAAGTCGATCCTTGAACGCCATGTCCGGCGCCAGGCAGGGATGCTTGTACTGCTCGAGGCTCCCCGATGGCCTCGACTGCCTCTCCCGCACGAGCGCAGCCCACGTTCCAGGCCGCACGTCGACGACGCGAATCGCCAGCAGGCGGCCGGTTCGGCGCTTCTCGTCGTACTCGCAGTTGACCTCTGCGAGATTCCGGTCGACAGATTCTCCCAGTCGCGTGGTCAGGTCCTCAGGGACCTCACCCGCTTCGACGAGCAGCTGGTAGCCCGGCGGGTCCCCCCAGACGGGAGTCAGCGTGAAGGCCGTCAGCCGCAGGCCCAGCGTCGTACACGCCCCCGTGACGGCCGAAACCGTCTGACTCTCGGTGATCTTCTCCCCGGTCAGGTTCGAAATGTGAGCCCCCTTGTGGAGGAACTCGATCAACGGCGTCGTTCCTTCAACGCCGTTCACCCGCACAACGTCGCGGATGTCGTACCGGTAGAGGCCGCACGAGGTCGTCAGCAGGATGAAGTAGTTCCGGCCGACCTCGAGTTCATGGGCCAGCAGCACTGTGGGCTGGGTGGAATCGATTTCCTCTTCGGGAATGAACTCGAAGAAGTGACTCGTCACGTCGAGCGGCGCGGAGCGGGTTTCGTCCCCCAGCGTGAGCGACATGCGGGCTTCGCTGGCGGAGAGGCCGTGATCGCGGATCGTGACGCCGGGAAACTGCTCGCGAAGACGCGGGAGATAGGCGGCCGCGCTGCCTGCGGTCCAGACGGCGAGAACCTGCATATCAGGCCAGGCGGCGTGCAGGGTCAGTCGCCCGTTCTTCGACGCGGCGGCCTCGAGTGCCCTGGCCCGTGCGGGATCTTTTCGCAGCCTCAGGGTGCGGAGGATCTCCGGGGGAATCGGGGATGGAGAGGTCAGCGTGCCGTCCGCAATGTCGCGGATCAGCGATGCCTGGTGTTTCGCGGTCAACTCACCAAGCTGGATCAGCGTGCTCGGATTGGCCGTCATGGCCATGCCGACGATGGGGTCGGCCAGGGCAAAGCGGAGGGTGGCGTAGTACTTCGCGTCCGGGTCCGCGATCCGCACGACGCCCCGCGGGACCGAGTACATCGACTGCACAATCGGGTTCTGAATGTGCTGGACGAACCCGGTGATGTTGCCGCAGGGGGTGCCGGCCTCGGTGCGGCTTTTGTCGAAGTTGCTGGCAAGCTGCAGGATGTGCAGCCAGTGCATCCGCGGATAGTTCTGGTAGATGTCGATCCCCCAGGCCTGCCAGCCCCTGCGGTAATCCGCGAGGTACTGGCGGGTGATGGGGATGTATTTGGGCTCGGCCGTCGTCCCGCTGCTCATCGCGAACATGAGCGGCTTCTGCCCCGGGCCGAGCAGGGCGCTGAACTCGCCCCGCTTCATGCGCTCGACGTAAGGCCGGGCCCGCTCGTAGTCGGAAATGCCGATCCGCCGCCGGAACTCGGCGACGGTCGAAACGCCATCCAGCCCATGATCGCGTGAGAAGGCGCTCCCTGCATGCAGCCGGAGCAGCCTGGCGAGCGTCTGTTCCTGGCAGGCGCGGCAATCCTGAAGCGCTGCGAGAAAAGCGGCACGATTGCGCCGCGCTTTCGCACGAACGGGCGTCCCGAGCGCGTAGCGCAATCGCTGCAGCATGCTCGCCCTCCCTGCCCGAGGTCGCGCACAGATCGCGACCGGCGTCCTCCTGACGGCAGCGTGACCGCTCAGGCCACTTACTTCTTCGCGGCGGCCTTGGCAGCCGGAGCCGCCTTGGCTCCCTTGCCCTTGGCGCCCGCGTCGCCTTCTTCTTCGGTCTTCTTCTTCTTTTTCTTGCCGATCGCCGACTTCACGACGCGGATCTTCGGCAGGCCGAATGCGCTTTCGGTCCCGGCCCAACGGTCTTCGGCCTTCAAGAATGCGATGCGTTCCTCGCGCTTCAGAACATTGCGCGACCGAGCGAGACGTCCCTTGCCACGAAGACTGCTATCAATACTCACGAAATCACCTGTACCGCCTGGAACCCGAATCGAAGCGAGGCAGTGTACATCTCAGACCCGCCGGACGCAAACGCGGATTGTTGGCCGCCTTCGGCCGTTCATCCAGCCGGAAATCCACCGAAATCCACCGGGAAACGGGCATGATTCCCCGGCCGTCCCGGCGGAAGCCGCCAGTCCCCGCCCGGGATCGGCCGCTCCGGGGGTCCGGCCGGCGGAATTCGGGCATCTGACGGATTGGTGGTGATGGCGTCCATGGCTCCTCCATCATCACGGCCGGGGTTGCGCGCGGGCTCGGTCGGTCAGAGCCTCTGGCGTGCATCGGTGGAGCCCCCTGTTTATTGTCATTGTCCCACCGAGTTCTCCGCGAACGAAGAGGTCCCGCCATGCTGCTTCGAGTCGTCGTCGCCTGCTGCCTGTTGAGTCCCTCCCTTTCACAGGCCGCCGAAAAGCCGTTCGACTCGTCGAACGGCGACGCCCTGGTCGCCGAATATTTCCGGCTCGAAACAGGCCGGCTGACCCGGGAGACGGCCGACCACGTCCCCGACCTGGTCGATCCGAAGGTCCGCCAGGAACGACGCCGGCAGCTGAGGGACATGCTCGGCATTGATCCGCTCCCCGAGAAGACGCCGCTGAATGCCGTCGTCACCGGGACCATCAATCACCCGGAGTTCACGGTCGAGAAGCTCCACTTCCAGTCGTCACCCGGCCTGTATGTCACGGCCAACCTGTACATCCCCAGGAACCTGAAGGGGAAAGCTCCGACAGTCCTGTATGTCTGCGGACACTCGGTGCAGAAGAAAAATGACATCAGTTTCGGAAACAAGGCCGGCTACCAGCATCATGGTGGATGGTTCGCCCGGAACGGATTCGTCTGCCTCACCTTCGACACCCTGCAGCTCGGGGAAATCCCGGGCATTCATCATGGCACCTTCCGTGAAAACCGCTGGTGGTGGCTCCCCCGCGGATATACGCCAGCCGGTGTCGAGGCCTGGAACTGCATCCGGGCGCTCGACTACCTGGAAACGCGGCCGGAAGTCGACGCACAGAAAATCGGCGTCACCGGCCGCTCCGGCGGCGGCGCCTACAGCTGGTGGATCGCGGGGATCGACGACCGCATCCAGGCAGCGGTTCCGGTGGCCGGAATCACCTCCCTGCAGAACCACGTGGTCGATGGCGTGATTACCGGGCACTGCGACTGCATGTTCCAGTGCAACACCTACCGCTGGGACTACTCCATGATTCCCGGCCTGTTCGCCCCGAAGCCCCTGCTGATTTCGAACACGGACAAGGACCGGATCTTCCCGGTCGACGGCGTGTTCGACGTCTACATGAAAACGCGGGGCGTCTATGCCGCCCTCAAGGCCGAGAAGAACCTCGGGCTGCAGATCACCGAAGGGCCGCACAAAGACACCCAGGAACTGCACATCCACGCCTTCGTCTGGATGAACCGATTCCTGAAAGGCGAGGAAACGCCGATCGAGGATGTGGCGGTGAAGTTCTTCCAGCCGGAGGAACTGCGGGTCTTCGACCAGCTTCCTAAAGACGAAATCAACACCCGGATCGATGAAGTCTTCGTTCCGCTGGCCGCGACGCCAGCGGTCCCGGCCGGAAAAGAGGAGTGGACCAGCCTCGCCAGCCGGCTTCGCGAAGGGCTGGACGACAAGGTCTTTCGCGGCTGGCCCGACCATGAGCCGACCGCAGCCGAACTCGAGGTGAAGCTCGTTTCGGAGTCAACGCGCAACGGCATGCGGATCGAGAAGTACGAGTTCACGAGCCAGCTCCCGTACCGCCTGCCGCTGTGGGTGGTCAGCCACGGCGAACAGAAAGGCCCCGCAACCGTCATCCCGGTCGACGACCAGGGCTGGCCGGCACTACAGGCGTGGCTGGGTGAAATGTTTCCCGTCCTCGGAATGATGGGCAGCGGAACCGCCAACGCGGCACTCGCACAGCGGTGGAAAGGACTGCTCGAAGCGCCTGGCTCGACGCTGGTGTTCAGCGCGCCGCGGGGAATCGGTCCAACCGAGTGGACGCGCACTCCGCTTCCCCGGGCCCACCTCCGTCGCCGGTTCGCCCTGCTCGGCCAGACC contains:
- the pilM gene encoding type IV pilus assembly protein PilM, whose product is MAQKRAAWGIDIGQSSFKAIKLQYSEATDQVVAAAFDYIQYPKILSQPDAIPEEIVADAMKTFLSRNEVADDLIAISVPGHSSLARFIQLPPVESSRLAEIVKYEARQQIPFALEEVIWDFQPLGSGVEESGYLLDAEVGLFAMKRDQVNNAMRPFINNKLEIELVQTAPLALYNVLSFDELGIKRGEAVHPRDEYTIVLDMGCDNTTLMISNGPKIWIRNIPVGGNHFTRALTKEMKLSFAKAEHLKCNATKSPDPRAVFQALRPVFNDYVSEIQRSIGFFSSVNRQAKVNKVVGLGNGFKLAGLQKFLQQNLQYEVEKPDGFKSLAGDSVVNSALFVDNVLSFAVPYGLALQALEVTRIRTTLLPPEIATARMVRRKKPWAVLTAAGVLVGASVAMVGNSLSYGVVNSPYFTEAEGKAKTFGDTVSSAVTAYDGEKGTFAGAKKTIEELVVGRRSMDWMELFNAINDCLPYDDNPAAKPIPLRDVVSVTHVSCKKEPDVSTWFTKATGPGMETPRQTMLPADLAAPPSGTGFVVTVHGMHWHHDPNDPLGKDVLYLRRTFLANLQKAMLERSGFTRDVGRMGISHATVVAFEEQRELVPKPGVKKITRQGRIDLSTAAPQGAAPGAVNPGFGGTAMPEGDAYAGQPGDAMGAEMPFGGAAGSIAGQLSGGTPGAIPLQPGQEVPPEYNEDEYDLLHKTVFQIQFIYRPIPKGPERDKPREEAPASDAASEVDSGEAV
- a CDS encoding GH3 auxin-responsive promoter family protein, whose amino-acid sequence is MLQRLRYALGTPVRAKARRNRAAFLAALQDCRACQEQTLARLLRLHAGSAFSRDHGLDGVSTVAEFRRRIGISDYERARPYVERMKRGEFSALLGPGQKPLMFAMSSGTTAEPKYIPITRQYLADYRRGWQAWGIDIYQNYPRMHWLHILQLASNFDKSRTEAGTPCGNITGFVQHIQNPIVQSMYSVPRGVVRIADPDAKYYATLRFALADPIVGMAMTANPSTLIQLGELTAKHQASLIRDIADGTLTSPSPIPPEILRTLRLRKDPARARALEAAASKNGRLTLHAAWPDMQVLAVWTAGSAAAYLPRLREQFPGVTIRDHGLSASEARMSLTLGDETRSAPLDVTSHFFEFIPEEEIDSTQPTVLLAHELEVGRNYFILLTTSCGLYRYDIRDVVRVNGVEGTTPLIEFLHKGAHISNLTGEKITESQTVSAVTGACTTLGLRLTAFTLTPVWGDPPGYQLLVEAGEVPEDLTTRLGESVDRNLAEVNCEYDEKRRTGRLLAIRVVDVRPGTWAALVRERQSRPSGSLEQYKHPCLAPDMAFKDRLLSLMGAGDPSRAA
- a CDS encoding alpha/beta hydrolase family protein; translation: MLLRVVVACCLLSPSLSQAAEKPFDSSNGDALVAEYFRLETGRLTRETADHVPDLVDPKVRQERRRQLRDMLGIDPLPEKTPLNAVVTGTINHPEFTVEKLHFQSSPGLYVTANLYIPRNLKGKAPTVLYVCGHSVQKKNDISFGNKAGYQHHGGWFARNGFVCLTFDTLQLGEIPGIHHGTFRENRWWWLPRGYTPAGVEAWNCIRALDYLETRPEVDAQKIGVTGRSGGGAYSWWIAGIDDRIQAAVPVAGITSLQNHVVDGVITGHCDCMFQCNTYRWDYSMIPGLFAPKPLLISNTDKDRIFPVDGVFDVYMKTRGVYAALKAEKNLGLQITEGPHKDTQELHIHAFVWMNRFLKGEETPIEDVAVKFFQPEELRVFDQLPKDEINTRIDEVFVPLAATPAVPAGKEEWTSLASRLREGLDDKVFRGWPDHEPTAAELEVKLVSESTRNGMRIEKYEFTSQLPYRLPLWVVSHGEQKGPATVIPVDDQGWPALQAWLGEMFPVLGMMGSGTANAALAQRWKGLLEAPGSTLVFSAPRGIGPTEWTRTPLPRAHLRRRFALLGQTDDGMRTWDVRCALKAARSLGGLQGRPVRLLGTGDASVWTLYASLYEPPTEGVTLAGLPSTHAEGPTLLNVLRVLDVPVAVALAGGHAPVVVETGDRTQKSVTDFATQTAARVQGNVIRIEAK
- a CDS encoding small basic protein; translation: MSIDSSLRGKGRLARSRNVLKREERIAFLKAEDRWAGTESAFGLPKIRVVKSAIGKKKKKKTEEEGDAGAKGKGAKAAPAAKAAAKK
- the csrA gene encoding carbon storage regulator CsrA — encoded protein: MLVLSRHRDESIMIGDDIVITIVDIRGDKVRLGIQAPTHVPVHRQEVYEAIKREGSLRQTVEVAVR